In a single window of the Polynucleobacter sp. MWH-UH24A genome:
- the rfbD gene encoding dTDP-4-dehydrorhamnose reductase, with protein MNILVFGKDGQLGKAFQSVLAAHKLSELHRIHFVGRAQCDLSNADAITNLLRETKPNLIINAAAYTAVDQAEQEIDLAYAINANAPAVMAQYAVKEGATLLHYSTDYVFDGTKATPYLETDARNPLGIYGKSKAAGEEAIETIFRSQPDPQAQFAILRTSWVYGDGPNFIRTILRLAKERDAIKVIANQYGVPTSALWLASISLAIVLNENHQLRSFPSGFYHAIPQGETTWYELACFAVQVASDAGADLKLYPNQITAIPASEYPLPAPRPMNSRLGRPALDTLMNQISKGTDVTKWQQWQQSWQEQVADYVQDLVLHKNI; from the coding sequence ATGAACATTTTGGTTTTTGGTAAAGATGGCCAATTGGGTAAAGCATTTCAAAGCGTCTTGGCCGCTCATAAGCTCAGCGAGTTGCATCGCATTCACTTCGTAGGGCGCGCGCAGTGCGACCTTAGCAATGCCGATGCTATAACCAATCTTTTACGAGAAACGAAACCAAACCTCATCATTAATGCGGCGGCGTATACAGCAGTAGATCAAGCTGAGCAAGAAATCGATTTAGCCTATGCAATCAATGCCAATGCCCCCGCCGTTATGGCGCAATACGCAGTGAAGGAGGGCGCAACCTTATTACACTACTCGACCGATTACGTCTTTGATGGGACCAAAGCCACCCCTTACCTCGAGACCGATGCCCGTAATCCGTTAGGAATCTATGGCAAAAGCAAAGCAGCCGGTGAGGAAGCGATTGAAACGATATTTAGAAGTCAGCCAGACCCCCAAGCACAATTTGCAATTTTGCGAACCAGCTGGGTCTATGGCGATGGGCCTAACTTTATTCGTACGATCTTGCGGCTCGCTAAAGAGCGCGATGCCATCAAAGTCATTGCCAATCAATATGGCGTGCCCACCAGTGCACTCTGGTTAGCGAGCATTAGCCTAGCCATCGTGCTTAATGAGAACCATCAACTGCGATCCTTTCCCTCAGGGTTTTACCACGCCATCCCTCAAGGAGAAACAACCTGGTACGAATTGGCCTGTTTTGCAGTACAGGTTGCCTCAGATGCGGGTGCGGATCTAAAACTGTATCCTAATCAGATCACTGCCATTCCTGCTTCGGAGTATCCCTTACCGGCACCGCGACCGATGAACTCACGTTTGGGACGACCCGCATTGGATACGCTTATGAATCAGATCTCTAAAGGCACTGATGTGACAAAATGGCAGCAATGGCAACAATCATGGCAAGAGCAAGTCGCAGACTATGTTCAAGATTTAGTTCTTCATAAAAATATTTAA
- the rfbA gene encoding glucose-1-phosphate thymidylyltransferase RfbA, whose product MTVNLANSNKRKGIILAGGSGTRLYPVTQAVSKQLMPVYDKPMVYYPLTTLMLAGIRDILLISTPHDTPRFTELLGDGSQWGLNIAYCVQQSPDGLAQAFILGKSFINHHPCTLVLGDNIFYGHELVDQLQRANAQIDGATVFAYHVNDPERYGVVEFDQDYKAISIEEKPTKPRSSYAVTGLYFYDHQVCDIAASIKPSARGELEITDVNRAYLINNALSVEIMGRGYAWLDTGTHDSLLDAAGFIATLQKRQGLMVACPEEIAYRHGWISQEAVEKVANQLSKSSYGQYLSKMLHELNTSAQPIGLSTKAKS is encoded by the coding sequence ATGACAGTAAATTTAGCGAATTCAAACAAGCGCAAGGGTATTATCTTGGCGGGTGGCTCGGGCACGCGTTTATATCCTGTCACGCAAGCGGTCTCCAAGCAACTCATGCCGGTGTATGACAAGCCGATGGTCTATTACCCGCTAACAACCCTGATGCTCGCTGGTATTCGTGACATTTTGTTGATTTCTACCCCGCACGATACTCCACGTTTTACCGAGTTACTGGGTGACGGTTCGCAATGGGGTTTGAATATCGCCTACTGTGTGCAGCAATCGCCCGATGGTCTTGCGCAAGCTTTTATTTTGGGCAAGTCCTTCATAAACCATCATCCCTGCACATTGGTATTGGGTGACAATATTTTTTATGGCCATGAGCTCGTAGATCAGCTCCAGCGTGCGAATGCCCAAATCGACGGCGCAACCGTATTTGCCTATCACGTGAATGATCCCGAGCGCTATGGTGTCGTCGAGTTTGATCAAGACTACAAAGCCATCTCGATTGAAGAAAAACCAACAAAGCCCCGAAGTAGTTATGCGGTAACCGGTCTTTATTTTTACGATCATCAGGTCTGCGACATTGCTGCTTCGATTAAACCCAGTGCCAGGGGCGAGCTTGAGATTACGGATGTGAACCGTGCTTATCTCATTAACAATGCATTGAGTGTTGAGATCATGGGGCGCGGCTATGCCTGGCTCGATACGGGCACGCACGATTCGCTCCTCGATGCCGCAGGTTTTATTGCTACTTTGCAAAAACGTCAAGGTCTCATGGTGGCTTGTCCCGAAGAAATTGCCTACCGACATGGTTGGATTAGCCAAGAAGCTGTGGAGAAGGTTGCCAATCAACTCAGTAAAAGCAGTTACGGTCAGTATCTATCCAAAATGCTTCATGAATTAAATACCAGTGCACAACCGATTGGTTTATCTACCAAGGCAAAGTCATGA
- the rfbC gene encoding dTDP-4-dehydrorhamnose 3,5-epimerase → MTIDTNPKLQVKPTAIPEVLMVEPKVFGDQRGWFTESFNTKDFANATGLQIEFVQDNHSFSQQWILRGLHYQLEHTQGKLVRVIAGSVFDVVVDLRKDSSTFGHWVGEILSAENHRQLWIPPGFAHGFLVLSDTAEFLYKTTDYYDPKSEVCLSWCDPTIAIQWPIPAGVEVSLNAKDAAGLSWKQAPKF, encoded by the coding sequence ATGACTATTGATACTAATCCGAAATTACAAGTCAAGCCTACCGCCATTCCTGAGGTGTTGATGGTGGAGCCTAAGGTCTTTGGGGATCAGCGCGGTTGGTTTACCGAATCCTTTAATACCAAGGATTTTGCAAACGCAACTGGACTGCAGATTGAGTTTGTGCAAGATAATCATTCCTTCTCACAGCAGTGGATACTGCGGGGGTTGCATTACCAACTCGAACACACGCAAGGTAAACTCGTGCGAGTGATAGCGGGTTCGGTCTTTGATGTAGTTGTGGACTTACGCAAAGACTCATCGACTTTTGGCCACTGGGTGGGCGAGATACTGAGCGCTGAAAACCATCGCCAACTGTGGATCCCCCCCGGCTTTGCGCATGGCTTTTTGGTCTTATCCGATACCGCAGAGTTTTTATACAAAACCACCGATTACTACGATCCAAAGAGCGAAGTCTGTTTATCATGGTGCGATCCCACCATCGCGATCCAATGGCCCATTCCAGCTGGCGTAGAAGTGTCGCTCAACGCCAAGGATGCGGCAGGCCTATCCTGGAAGCAAGCCCCTAAGTTTTAG
- the waaC gene encoding lipopolysaccharide heptosyltransferase I, whose amino-acid sequence MTKPYDNRAMASLSQTQGLQHTSVDQTDQAGLITQEGGAPKILIVKLSSLGDVLHTLPIVWDLRKRLPHAQIDWIIEEAYVPLLKPLETTNTFRGIDRIIPLAFRRWRKSLWSRSTWHEFRTMRQILQATTYDVILETQGLIKSALVCTLAKKSAHAVVAGLGNATEYSGYEPLARFFYTQAVQVPKQCHAVDRARWVMCSAMDWPLIKRENEPPQFYPPEFVKHLPILPLEDLSSATNDPTAPYVLCFHSTARAAKRWANESWIDLGKSLAKEGYRLVLPWGSTSERQVSEFIASHIPGAIVPRAISIEEAYSLVAHAALIVGVDTGLTHVAAVLGKPTVEIYCDSPRWKTEGYWSNQIANHGDVGHPPEVAEVLAACQRLMMQSSI is encoded by the coding sequence ATGACTAAACCATACGATAATCGAGCCATGGCTAGTTTATCGCAGACGCAAGGCTTACAGCACACTTCTGTAGATCAGACTGATCAGGCAGGGTTGATCACTCAAGAGGGGGGTGCCCCCAAAATCTTGATCGTTAAGCTTTCATCCTTAGGCGATGTGCTCCATACCCTGCCCATCGTTTGGGATTTGCGCAAACGCTTGCCCCATGCGCAAATCGATTGGATTATCGAAGAGGCCTACGTCCCATTACTCAAACCCTTAGAAACCACCAACACATTTAGAGGGATTGATCGGATTATTCCGCTCGCGTTTCGGCGTTGGCGTAAAAGCCTTTGGAGTCGAAGTACTTGGCATGAGTTTCGGACCATGCGCCAAATACTGCAAGCCACCACCTACGATGTGATTCTTGAAACGCAAGGCTTAATCAAATCCGCCTTGGTGTGCACACTTGCAAAAAAATCCGCTCATGCGGTAGTTGCGGGTCTGGGGAATGCCACCGAGTACTCAGGCTATGAGCCGTTGGCACGCTTTTTTTATACCCAAGCAGTGCAGGTTCCTAAACAGTGCCACGCGGTTGATCGCGCGCGTTGGGTGATGTGCTCGGCGATGGATTGGCCACTCATTAAACGCGAGAATGAACCACCGCAGTTTTATCCCCCTGAATTTGTAAAGCATCTTCCAATCCTACCCCTCGAGGATCTTTCCAGCGCGACTAATGACCCCACCGCGCCGTATGTGCTGTGTTTTCATTCCACAGCGCGCGCCGCCAAGCGCTGGGCTAATGAATCGTGGATTGATTTGGGAAAATCATTGGCTAAAGAGGGCTACCGATTGGTACTGCCTTGGGGGAGTACGAGCGAAAGGCAGGTTAGTGAATTCATCGCAAGTCACATTCCGGGAGCAATCGTTCCCAGGGCCATCTCAATTGAAGAGGCCTATTCGTTGGTTGCCCATGCGGCACTCATCGTGGGGGTAGACACCGGTTTAACCCATGTGGCCGCCGTTTTGGGTAAACCCACGGTTGAGATTTATTGCGACTCCCCTAGGTGGAAAACCGAGGGCTATTGGTCCAATCAAATCGCCAATCACGGTGATGTAGGGCATCCGCCTGAAGTGGCTGAGGTGCTTGCGGCTTGTCAGCGATTAATGATGCAATCATCAATTTGA
- a CDS encoding GDP-mannose 4,6-dehydratase, translating to MTKNALIIGITGQDGAYLAQHLLSKGYAVTGSSRDVMASSFANLNALGIREHVKLISVSINDFRSVFNAIQSCDPDEIYNLAGQTSVGLSFEQPVEAIESIAIGTLNILEVIRVLGKTVRFYNAGSSECFGDTGTTPANEATPFAPRSPYAVAKSTAKWLINSYRESYGLYACTGILFNHESPLRPERFVTQKIVVGASQIKAGLMQKIELGNLDICRDWGWASEYVEAMWLMMQQDKPDDFVIATGRMESLTYFVAKAFEYFDLDWQEHVEINPAFFRPNEIQYSVGNPERAIKQLKWKKPTDVDGVIERMCAAQAQKLA from the coding sequence ATGACTAAAAATGCCCTCATTATTGGCATTACCGGACAAGATGGTGCTTACCTAGCACAGCACCTTCTTAGCAAAGGCTATGCAGTTACTGGATCGTCGCGAGATGTCATGGCATCCTCATTTGCCAACTTAAATGCCCTTGGTATTCGCGAACACGTAAAGCTAATATCTGTCTCAATTAATGACTTTCGTAGCGTCTTTAACGCGATTCAAAGCTGCGATCCTGATGAGATTTACAACCTCGCCGGTCAAACCTCTGTTGGCCTTTCCTTTGAACAACCGGTTGAAGCCATTGAAAGTATTGCGATTGGCACCTTGAATATTTTGGAGGTAATCCGAGTACTTGGTAAGACCGTCCGTTTTTACAATGCTGGTTCTAGTGAGTGTTTTGGAGATACCGGTACCACCCCTGCCAATGAGGCTACACCCTTTGCACCACGCAGTCCGTATGCAGTTGCGAAATCAACCGCCAAGTGGCTTATTAACAGCTACCGTGAATCCTATGGTCTCTATGCCTGCACGGGCATCTTGTTTAACCACGAATCGCCCTTGCGTCCGGAGCGTTTTGTCACGCAAAAAATTGTGGTGGGCGCTAGTCAGATCAAAGCTGGGCTGATGCAAAAGATTGAACTGGGTAATTTAGATATTTGCCGCGATTGGGGCTGGGCTTCAGAGTATGTGGAAGCCATGTGGCTCATGATGCAGCAAGATAAACCTGATGATTTTGTGATCGCCACGGGCCGCATGGAGTCCCTCACCTATTTTGTCGCCAAAGCCTTTGAGTATTTTGATTTGGATTGGCAAGAGCATGTAGAAATTAATCCTGCGTTTTTCCGACCCAATGAAATTCAATACAGTGTGGGTAACCCCGAGCGGGCCATTAAACAACTGAAGTGGAAAAAACCCACCGATGTTGACGGGGTGATTGAGCGCATGTGCGCTGCGCAAGCGCAAAAGCTCGCTTAG
- a CDS encoding mannose-1-phosphate guanylyltransferase/mannose-6-phosphate isomerase, with protein sequence MNTSTITPSTIPVILCGGSGTRLWPLSRAGFPKQFLILSGDDRQESLFQQAIIRACAAIGSGADSGRAFIVTNEEHRFLALDQLRELKNAQATLLLEPSGRNTAPALTLAALCAIENHDDAVLLVTPADQTIANQSAFEKAIQSALQIAQSGAIAILGIKPTAPETGYGYIQAQPADNGAMLVKRFVEKPDLATATQYLKEGGYYWNGGMFVLKASVWLAALKEFRPDILEATIKAWQAKTSDVSGDALFIRPDKELFNSIPSESIDYAVIEKCPGSTFTIQMVPLDAGWNDLGAWDAVWQVSSQDEQGNVTRGDVVLEQTTNSLVYSSNRLIGAVGVNNLVVVETADAVLVADRANSQEVKAIIKRLEQESREEKNLHRKVNRPWGWYDSVDEGERFKVKRIQVKPGASLSLQMHHHRAEHWIVVKGTAEITNGDQVMILRENQSTYIPQGQTHRLANPGTEPLEIIEVQSGSYLGEDDIVRFEDTYGRK encoded by the coding sequence GTGAATACTTCTACCATAACCCCCTCAACCATACCAGTCATTTTATGTGGCGGTTCCGGGACGCGTCTTTGGCCTTTATCGCGCGCAGGCTTTCCAAAGCAATTTTTAATTCTCTCTGGCGACGATCGTCAGGAAAGTCTTTTTCAGCAGGCTATTATTAGGGCTTGCGCAGCGATCGGATCTGGCGCTGATTCGGGTAGGGCATTCATTGTGACCAATGAAGAACATCGTTTTTTAGCATTGGATCAGCTGCGCGAGTTAAAGAATGCCCAGGCAACCCTGCTACTTGAGCCATCGGGGCGCAACACTGCACCAGCACTTACCTTGGCAGCCTTATGTGCAATAGAGAATCACGATGATGCCGTTTTGCTCGTGACGCCCGCTGATCAAACAATTGCTAATCAATCCGCATTTGAAAAAGCCATACAGTCGGCACTGCAAATTGCCCAATCAGGGGCGATTGCGATTTTGGGAATAAAGCCAACGGCCCCAGAGACCGGTTATGGGTATATTCAAGCGCAGCCAGCAGATAATGGCGCGATGTTGGTCAAGCGTTTTGTCGAAAAGCCCGATTTAGCGACTGCCACCCAATATTTAAAGGAGGGTGGCTACTATTGGAATGGCGGCATGTTTGTCCTCAAGGCGAGTGTCTGGCTTGCTGCATTAAAAGAGTTTCGCCCTGATATTTTGGAGGCTACCATCAAAGCATGGCAAGCTAAAACGAGCGATGTCAGTGGTGATGCTCTTTTTATCCGACCCGATAAAGAACTTTTTAATTCGATTCCGAGCGAATCAATTGATTATGCGGTGATTGAGAAATGCCCTGGTAGCACTTTTACCATTCAAATGGTTCCATTGGATGCCGGTTGGAATGATTTAGGCGCATGGGATGCAGTCTGGCAGGTCAGTAGTCAAGATGAGCAAGGTAATGTCACGCGAGGGGATGTTGTCTTGGAGCAAACCACCAATTCTCTTGTTTACTCAAGTAATCGTTTGATTGGCGCAGTGGGCGTCAATAACCTTGTTGTTGTAGAGACCGCCGATGCGGTATTGGTTGCTGATCGAGCCAATAGTCAAGAAGTCAAGGCCATTATCAAACGACTAGAGCAAGAGAGTCGCGAAGAGAAGAATTTGCATCGTAAAGTCAATCGGCCCTGGGGTTGGTATGACAGCGTCGATGAGGGTGAGCGCTTTAAGGTCAAACGCATTCAAGTGAAACCCGGCGCGAGCCTCTCCCTACAAATGCACCATCACCGCGCTGAGCACTGGATTGTGGTGAAGGGAACCGCAGAAATCACCAATGGCGATCAAGTGATGATCTTGCGCGAGAATCAAAGCACGTACATCCCCCAAGGGCAGACCCATCGATTAGCCAACCCTGGGACTGAACCCCTGGAAATTATTGAGGTGCAATCAGGCTCTTATTTAGGAGAAGATGATATTGTGCGGTTTGAAGATACGTATGGGCGAAAATAG
- the gmd gene encoding GDP-mannose 4,6-dehydratase, whose amino-acid sequence MSTNQPKVALITGITGQDGSYLAEFLLEKGYVVHGIKRRASLFNTERIDHLYEDPHVNHRHLILHYGDLTDTSNLVRIIQECQPDEIYNLGAQSHVAVSFESPEYTADVDAIGALRMLEAIRILGLEKKTRFYQASTSELYGLVQEIPQKETTPFYPRSPYAVAKLYAYWITVNYREAYGMYACNGILFNHESKRRGETFVTRKVTRGLANIAQGLEQCLYMGNIDALRDWGHAMDYVRMQWLMLQQDKPEDFVIATGVQYTVREFIQKSANELGITLKFEGKAESEKAIVAKIEGNKAPALKVGDVIVQIDPHYYRPTEVETLLGDPSKAKEKLGWVPEITLDQMIEEMVAHDLEKAKQHALLKQHGYDVAVGKEK is encoded by the coding sequence ATGAGCACCAATCAACCTAAAGTAGCTTTAATTACTGGTATTACTGGCCAAGACGGCTCCTACCTGGCTGAATTTTTATTGGAAAAGGGCTATGTGGTGCATGGCATTAAACGCCGCGCCTCACTCTTTAATACCGAGCGTATTGATCACCTCTACGAAGACCCGCACGTGAATCATCGCCATTTGATCTTGCACTATGGGGATTTGACGGACACCAGCAACTTGGTGCGCATCATTCAGGAGTGCCAACCCGATGAAATCTACAACCTAGGGGCGCAAAGCCATGTGGCTGTCTCCTTTGAGTCGCCGGAGTATACGGCGGACGTGGATGCGATTGGAGCACTGCGGATGTTGGAGGCCATTCGCATCTTAGGATTGGAAAAGAAAACCCGCTTTTACCAAGCCTCGACTTCAGAGCTCTATGGCTTAGTGCAAGAGATCCCCCAAAAAGAAACGACCCCGTTCTATCCGAGAAGCCCCTACGCAGTTGCTAAGCTCTATGCCTATTGGATTACGGTGAACTACCGAGAAGCCTATGGCATGTATGCGTGCAATGGCATTCTCTTTAACCATGAATCCAAGCGCCGCGGTGAAACCTTTGTGACACGCAAGGTCACGCGCGGTTTGGCCAACATTGCTCAGGGTCTGGAGCAGTGCCTCTACATGGGCAATATTGATGCGTTACGCGATTGGGGTCACGCCATGGATTATGTGCGTATGCAGTGGTTGATGCTCCAACAAGACAAGCCAGAAGATTTTGTGATTGCCACGGGGGTGCAATATACCGTGCGTGAGTTCATTCAAAAGAGTGCCAATGAGCTAGGAATCACTCTGAAATTTGAAGGCAAAGCTGAAAGCGAGAAGGCCATTGTAGCGAAGATTGAAGGGAACAAGGCGCCTGCTTTAAAGGTGGGCGATGTAATCGTACAAATTGATCCGCATTACTACCGCCCCACCGAAGTCGAGACCCTCTTGGGGGATCCCTCTAAAGCCAAAGAAAAGCTGGGTTGGGTGCCTGAGATTACGCTTGATCAAATGATCGAAGAGATGGTCGCCCACGATCTGGAAAAAGCAAAGCAACATGCATTACTAAAACAACACGGCTATGACGTTGCGGTTGGTAAAGAAAAGTAA
- a CDS encoding GDP-L-fucose synthase → MVGSAIVRELARKGYTNLVYRTHQELDLTNQAAVQHFFESEKPDQVYLAAAIVGGIHANNTYPAEFIYDNLMVQNNVIHQAFRSGVKKLLFLGSSCIYPKLASQPMAEDALLTGKLEPTNEPYAIAKIAGIKMCESYNRQYGESHGVDYRSVMPTNLYGPGDNYHPENSHVIPALVRRFHEAKRHNQSKVVIWGTGTPRREFLYVDDMAKACVFVMNLPKVQYDQVTSPMQQHLNVGFGSDVTIAELAHLIAKVTGYAGEIEFDSTKPDGAPRKLMNSSTLQKLGWQPHVDLESGLSMTYQEFVQLS, encoded by the coding sequence ATGGTGGGGTCTGCGATTGTGCGGGAGTTGGCGCGCAAAGGCTATACCAATTTGGTGTATCGCACTCATCAGGAACTCGACCTCACCAATCAAGCAGCCGTCCAACACTTTTTTGAATCTGAAAAGCCTGATCAGGTGTACTTGGCGGCAGCAATAGTTGGGGGAATTCATGCGAACAATACCTATCCTGCAGAGTTTATTTACGACAATTTGATGGTGCAAAATAATGTCATCCATCAAGCCTTTCGAAGTGGCGTCAAAAAACTCCTATTCTTAGGTTCCAGTTGCATTTATCCAAAGTTAGCGTCTCAACCGATGGCGGAGGACGCACTCTTGACCGGAAAATTAGAGCCTACCAATGAGCCCTATGCGATTGCCAAGATTGCCGGTATCAAAATGTGCGAAAGCTATAACCGGCAATATGGCGAGAGTCATGGGGTGGACTATCGTTCCGTAATGCCCACCAATCTGTATGGACCAGGTGATAACTACCACCCCGAAAATAGCCATGTGATTCCGGCGCTGGTGCGACGTTTTCATGAGGCTAAACGTCACAATCAATCCAAGGTAGTCATTTGGGGAACCGGGACTCCTAGGCGCGAATTTTTATACGTGGATGACATGGCAAAAGCCTGCGTATTTGTAATGAATTTACCGAAAGTGCAGTACGATCAAGTGACTAGTCCAATGCAGCAGCATCTTAACGTTGGTTTTGGTAGTGATGTCACGATTGCAGAGTTAGCCCACTTGATCGCCAAGGTAACTGGATATGCTGGCGAGATTGAGTTTGATTCCACAAAGCCAGATGGTGCTCCACGAAAACTAATGAATTCATCAACACTTCAGAAGCTGGGTTGGCAACCCCATGTCGATTTAGAGTCTGGGCTATCAATGACCTATCAGGAATTTGTGCAACTCAGCTGA
- a CDS encoding HAD hydrolase family protein, whose product MLIKKPKYFILDVDGVMTTGHFLYTSKGKVMKIFGPDDNDGLSLLKNDLEICFVTGDKKGFSISHKRIVDDMKFPLEIVSTIRRIDWIKERYALEDVIYMGDGIFDHYVMREVGYAISPANGDKLAKEHADFVTERSGGDRAVAEACLHIMEKFFTPYNPQVLPDSQNKVSGEWTV is encoded by the coding sequence ATGTTAATAAAGAAACCAAAGTATTTTATTTTAGATGTCGATGGCGTAATGACCACTGGCCATTTTCTTTATACCTCCAAGGGTAAGGTAATGAAGATTTTTGGCCCAGATGATAACGATGGCCTCTCTTTATTAAAAAATGATCTTGAAATTTGCTTTGTTACTGGAGATAAAAAAGGATTTTCAATCTCTCACAAGCGAATTGTTGATGATATGAAATTCCCATTAGAAATTGTGAGTACGATTCGCCGAATTGATTGGATCAAAGAGCGTTATGCTCTTGAGGACGTGATTTATATGGGAGATGGCATCTTCGATCACTATGTTATGCGTGAGGTCGGGTACGCAATCTCACCAGCCAATGGAGATAAATTAGCAAAGGAGCACGCTGATTTCGTAACAGAAAGGTCTGGTGGCGACAGGGCCGTTGCAGAGGCTTGCCTCCATATTATGGAGAAATTTTTTACTCCATATAATCCCCAAGTCCTACCCGATTCTCAAAATAAAGTCTCTGGGGAGTGGACCGTATGA
- a CDS encoding class II D-tagatose-bisphosphate aldolase non-catalytic subunit — translation MIQQRLKTFLNKNKCTLLGVGPMSLNCVDAAVELANEYEAPLLLIASRRQIDSEEFDGGYVNNWTTQEFARYVIDNDQKGKILLARDHGGPWQSTKEVDENLSLRRAMDSAKLSYLRDLEAGFQVLHIDPSVDIHCKPNVDEILDRVFDLYDYCWTHAQRLGREVIFEVGTEEQSGRTNTQEELNYTLSEIIKFCKKNNIPQPSFVVIQTGTRVMETRNVGSFDTPLRVINELPAEIQVPKMIEICNHYGIMMKEHNTDYLSDEALQWHPRLGIHAANVAPEFGVAETLALLDILERNSLQSLADDFLKLSYDSKKWEKWMLDETTASDRDRSIISGHYVFSMQECDEIKAIARKDLVKKQIDLDFYLKNQVKRSIFRYMKNFRIAGG, via the coding sequence ATGATTCAACAAAGACTAAAAACGTTTTTAAATAAAAATAAATGTACCTTATTGGGCGTGGGTCCAATGAGCCTGAATTGTGTAGACGCAGCAGTAGAACTTGCCAATGAGTATGAGGCGCCACTATTGCTAATTGCTAGTCGTCGTCAGATTGATTCTGAAGAGTTTGATGGTGGTTATGTCAATAATTGGACTACTCAAGAGTTTGCAAGATATGTTATTGACAACGACCAAAAAGGAAAAATCTTACTGGCACGTGATCATGGTGGCCCATGGCAGAGCACTAAAGAAGTAGACGAGAATTTAAGTCTACGCAGAGCAATGGATTCAGCAAAATTGTCTTATCTTAGAGACTTAGAGGCAGGCTTCCAAGTCCTTCACATTGACCCTAGCGTTGATATTCACTGCAAACCAAATGTAGATGAAATTTTGGACCGGGTGTTTGATTTATACGATTATTGCTGGACTCATGCCCAGCGCTTGGGTCGTGAAGTGATTTTTGAAGTGGGAACCGAAGAGCAAAGTGGCAGAACTAATACACAAGAAGAGCTTAACTATACGCTTAGTGAGATAATTAAATTTTGCAAAAAAAATAATATTCCTCAGCCGTCATTTGTAGTCATCCAAACGGGCACAAGGGTAATGGAAACACGTAATGTGGGTTCATTTGATACGCCATTGAGGGTTATTAATGAGCTGCCTGCTGAGATTCAGGTTCCTAAGATGATTGAAATTTGCAATCATTATGGAATAATGATGAAAGAGCACAACACTGACTACTTGTCAGATGAAGCCTTGCAATGGCATCCTAGACTGGGCATTCATGCTGCTAATGTCGCTCCTGAATTTGGTGTGGCCGAAACCTTAGCTTTGCTAGATATTTTAGAAAGAAACAGTTTGCAGAGTTTAGCAGATGACTTCTTAAAGCTTTCTTATGATTCCAAGAAGTGGGAAAAGTGGATGTTAGATGAAACCACAGCAAGCGACCGAGATAGATCTATTATTTCTGGGCACTATGTATTTTCTATGCAAGAATGCGATGAAATCAAAGCAATAGCAAGAAAAGATTTAGTAAAAAAACAGATCGATCTTGATTTCTATTTAAAAAATCAAGTCAAGAGAAGTATTTTCCGATATATGAAAAATTTCAGAATAGCGGGAGGTTAA
- a CDS encoding cupin domain-containing protein produces the protein MQIIEKPWGREEVVEINDKYMVKKLTMWAGHRCSLQYHNRKKETIYVLSGVLKIIQGQTQDALIEKLYYAGDTITIPPGLIHRMEGIEDSVYLEASTPEMDDVIRLVDDYQRAQ, from the coding sequence ATGCAGATTATCGAAAAGCCCTGGGGGCGAGAAGAAGTTGTTGAGATTAATGATAAATACATGGTCAAGAAATTAACTATGTGGGCTGGTCATCGCTGTAGTTTGCAATATCATAATCGCAAAAAAGAAACGATCTACGTACTCTCAGGAGTTTTGAAGATTATTCAAGGGCAAACACAAGATGCGCTGATTGAAAAGCTTTACTATGCAGGTGACACTATTACCATTCCGCCCGGACTGATTCATCGCATGGAAGGTATAGAGGATAGTGTGTATTTAGAGGCATCAACTCCCGAGATGGATGATGTTATTAGATTGGTGGATGATTACCAACGGGCTCAGTAA